One Capricornis sumatraensis isolate serow.1 chromosome 8, serow.2, whole genome shotgun sequence genomic region harbors:
- the SLFN11 gene encoding schlafen family member 11, with protein MERHYSRLVVESSYSDLVINVGRVTLGESNRKRLQKPQREKEKMKVSQAACALLNSGGGVIQLEMANNDENLVEMGLDLEEALRTLILFSNLQAFFETKQQGSCYYIFVKSWSSNTFLENTSVKPRICSLSSSLYCRSGTSVFLMDSGKAFHFLKTKKTNAKRTSGKEPFGEIFKVIHPDLRDVDPTYCVFQKDHFEHGEVMPFPESQFIEFKQFATKHIEQYTKDTILEYIPAFANTEGGYLVIGVDDKSRKVLGCAKENVDRDSLKKKIEEAIQKLPCVHFCQSQCQIDFTVKILDVLAKGELYGYACVIGVKRFCGAVFSGVPSSWMVKGKDVCSLTTEEWLSMMMDTDPDLTQLCKDFESQLSLSNSPPQSRPVYSKKGLEHKKELQQLLFPVTSERLKYTPESLQEELFLQNEGLEELINRQIDPFSQGILILSTSWAVDLNLEEKQGVICDALLIAQNKPPILYTILREQDSEGQSYCTRTAFTLKQKLVNVGGYTGNLCITTKVLHLSPESSAQSSAGSGSVIDYPSSYHLADIQQMEALLQSLVIVLLGFRSLLSDQLGCEVLNLLTAKQYKIFSKNLRKSKELFIHGLPGSGKTIMAIKIMEKIRNTFHCETNEILYICENQPLRNFIRGKNICQAVTRKSFMKQDFRHIQHIIIDEAQNFRTEDGDWYRKAKTITQRDVDCPRILWIFLDYFQTSHVECIGLPALSAQYPREELTRVVRNAGQIAEYLQHVLQKVRKNPPCNIPHEPLKMCLEAKWARDVQGTLNIKRILTPNAIVTHVADTCKLLFERGYSPKDVAVLVSTTEDVEEYRQKLLQAMRKKRIVCLTDANDLGGDHMVLDSVRRFSGLERSIVFGIHPSTMKPAILHNILVCLASRANQELHILWQHNV; from the exons ATGGAGAGACATTATTCACGTTTGGTGGTAGAATCATCTTACTCAGACTTGGTCATCAATGTGGGAAGAGTAACTCTTGGTGAAAGTAACAGAAAAAGGCTGCAGAAacctcagagagagaaagagaagatgaaaGTGAGCCAGGCTGCATGTGCTTTATTAAACTCAGGAGGAGGAGTGATTCAACTGGAAATGGCAAACAACGATGAAAATCTTGTGGAGATGGGACTGGATTTAGAAGAAGCTTTGAGAACACTTATTCTGTTTTCAAATCTGCAAGCTTTCTTCGAGACAAAGCAACAAGGGAGTTGTTACTACATTTTTGTGAAGTCTTGGAGCAGCAACACTTTTCTTGAAAACACTTCTGTTAAGCCCCGCATTTGTAGCCTGAGTTCTTCGTTATACTGTAGATCCGGCACTTCTGTGTTTCTCATGGATTCAGGAAAAGCATTCCATTTCCtgaaaaccaagaaaacaaatgcaaaaagaacCTCAGGGAAAGAACCTTTTGGTGAAATTTTCAAGGTTATACATCCAGACCTCCGTGACGTGGATCCTACGTACTGTGTTTTTCAAAAAGACCATTTTGAACATGGTGAAGTCATGCCTTTTCCTGAGTCTCAATTCATAGAGTTTAAGCAGTTCGCTACAAAACACATTGAACAATATACGAAAGACACAATTTTAGAGTATATCCCTGCATTTGCGAACACTGAAGGAGGCTATCTTGTTATTGGCGTGGATGATAAAAGTAGGAAAGTTCTAGGATGTGCTAAAGAAAATGTTGACCGtgactctttgaaaaagaaaatagaagaagcAATACAAAAATTACCTTGTGTCCATTTTTGCCAATCTCAATGCCAGATAGATTTCACAGTCAAAATCTTGGATGTGTTAGCCAAGGGAGAGCTATATGGCTATGCTTGTGTAATCGGAGTGAAGCGATTCTGTGGTGCAGTGTTCTCGGGCGTTCCCAGTTCCTGGATGGTGAAGGGTAAGGATGTTTGCAGCCTGACAACTGAGGAATGGCTAAGCATGATGATGGATACAGATCCAG ATCTTACACAGCTGTGCAAAGACTTTGAATCTCAGCTGAGTCTGTCTAACAGCCCTCCTCAGAGCAGACCAGTGTACTCCAAGAAAGGTCTGGAACATAAGAAGGAGCTCCAACAACTCTTATTTCCAG TGACATCAGAACGTCTGAAATACACCCCTGAATCTCTCCAGGAGGAACTGTTCTTGCAGAATGAAGGTTTGGAGGAATTAATAAATAGGCAAATAGACCCATTCTCCCAGGGAATTTTAATCCTTTCTACAAGCTGGGCTGTGGACCTGAACTTGGAAGAGAAGCAAGGAGTCATCTGTGATGCTCTGCTGATAGCGCAGAACAAGCCGCCCATTCTCTACACCATCCTCAGGGAGCAAGACTCAGAGGGGCAGTCCTATTGCACTCGCACCGCCTTCACTCTGAAGCAGAAGCTGGTGAATGTGGGAGGCTACACTGGAAATCTGTGTATCACGACCAAGGTCCTCCACCTGAGTCCCGAGAGCAGTGCACAGTCCTCGGCGGGTTCAGGCTCTGTGATTGATTACCCCAGTTCCTATCACCTCGCAGACATTCAGCAAATGGAAGCTTTGCTGCAGTCCCTTGTGATCGTCTTGCTTGGCTTCCGGTCTCTCTTGAGTGACCAGCTCGGCTGTGAGGTTTTAAATTTGCTCACAGCCAAGCAGTATAAGATCTTCTCAAAAAACCTCCGCAAGAGCAAAGAGTTGTTTATCCATGGCTTACCTGGCTCAGGGAAGACGATCATGGCCATAAAGATCATGGAGAAGATCAGGAACACGTTTCACTGTGAGACAAATGAAATTCTCTACATTTGTGAGAACCAGCCATTGAGGAATTTTATCAG gGGCAAAAATATCTGCCAGGCAGTGACCCGGAAGAGCTTCATGAAACAAGACTTTAGACACATTCAACACATCATCATCGATGAAGCTCAGAATTTCCGCACTGAAGATGGGGATTGGTATAGAAAGGCGAAAACCATCACTCAGAGAGACGTGGATTGCCCAAGAATTCTCTGGATCTTTCTGGACTACTTTCAGACCAGCCACGTGGAGTGCATTGGCCTCCCTGCTCTCTCAGCCCAGTATCCAAGGGAAGAGCTCACCAGAGTGGTACGCAATGCAGGTCAAATAGCTGAATACCTACAACATGTATTGCAGAAGGTCAGGAAAAATCCTCCATGTAACATCCCCCATGAGCCCCTGAAGATGTGTCTTGAAGCTAAATGGGCTAGGGATGTGCAGGGAACCTTAAATATTAAGAGGATCTTAACTCCGAATGCAATAGTGACGCATGTGGCAGACACGTGCAAGCTTCTCTTTGAAAGGGGCTATTCTCCCAAGGATGTTGCTGTGCTTGTCAGCACCACAGAAGATGTGGAGGAATACCGGCAGAAGCTCTTGCAAGCAATGAGGAAGAAAAGGATAGTGTGTCTCACCGATGCGAATGACCTGGGGGGTGATCACATGGTGTTGGACAGTGTCCGAAGATTCTCAGGTCTGGAAAGGAGCATTGTGTTTGGGATCCATCCAAGCACCATGAAGCCAGCTATCTTACACAACATTCTTGTCTGTCTGGCATCAAGAGCGAATCAAGAGCTACATATTCTGTGGCAGCATAATGTTTAA